gagttttttaataaaagtcgcAAAAAAAATCACCTCAACCAAAACAGCTCTAGCTACCTGAATTTTTAACTCAGACAAACGTTTCTACCCTCAAAAccatcctcaggaatctcaCTATAATGGTGTGAAAGAATTATtagaatatcttaagtagtttccaagttatgaccaaaaatgtcggcTAATGCATAAAACCTTATAATTTCAATATGGTTCCAAAAACTTCAAAGTTGATGGCTTTAGGACCTTGGTGGTCAAAATACCCTctaactcaaagagtttttgaggtacagaaatcgttctcatatgaaattgtttggaaAGAAATGGACTTTCTTGCATTAAAACCCTtctaaaaatattcctaatatttcttaagatattctcgaggaaagttagaatttgttaagaaaaatggcaaaaaaaatcacCTCAACCAAAACAGCTCtagctacctcaatttttaacTCAAATAAACGtttctaccctcaaatccatcatCAGGAATCACAGTATAGCGGTGTGAAAGaattatgagaatatcttaagtagtttccaagttatgaccaaaaatgtcggcTAAGGCATAAAAGCTTATAATTTCAATATGGTTCCAAAAACTTCAAATCCGATGGCTTTAGGACCTTGGTGGTCAAAATACCCTctaactcaaagagtttttgaggtacagaaATCGttattatatgaaattgtttggaaAGAAATGGACTTTCTTGCATTAAAACCCTTCTAAAAATATTCCCAAtatttcttaagatattctcgaggaaagttagaatttgttaataaaagtagcaaaaaaaccACCTCAACCAAAACAGCTCTAGCTACCTGAATTTTTAACTCAGACAAACGtttctaccctcaaatccatcatTAAGAATCACAGTAAAGCGGTGTGAAAGaattatgagaatatcttaagtagtttccaagttatgacaCGTCAGTGTCACTGTCATTAAAGAAGCAAAAGTGAGGTTAGATTGGATCGAAATGTCACCATAAATGTGAGGTTAGCTATGTATGGTCTGATATCGATATCCGGCAACCAATCCCTTAATAATTTCAGGACTTACGGGCATcaaatcgattaaataacagcgtgcgcttaaattaaataatatgctGCGTTCTTGACTTTAGTTGCTAgagatatcgatcggacgcaaGCGTCACTAATATGCCGGAAAAGTGAGGTTAGATTAGATGCTAAACGTCGCCTGGAATGTGAGGTTAGATTACCACCTAACCTCAAACTTTTCCTCTTGTAGTAGTACCAAAACAAACACACACTTTTTctagttaattattaaaaaactcaataaattcATAATTGCTTAGCACAATGAAACGACTAACCGAAGAAAGGACCAAGATCTTGTTCGAGAAACTAGCCAAATAGTGCGTAAAACTCTTATTTGGCAGAACCACCTTGGAGTCAATGAATCATGTTTTTTAGTATCGGGCCTAATATAAAGCAACTTATCGAGCGCCCGGACGGCATATACTGCTTCAGAGAACAAAAGGACAGAGTCTACTATGTCTCCGAGACCATACTGAAGCTGGCCAACACTGTTCCCCAGGAACACTTAATCTCTGTCGGGACCTGTTTCGGAAAGTTCACCAAAAGTGGGAAGTTCAAGTTGCACATCACCGCCTTAAACTATTTAGCCCCTTATGCACAGGTAAGCTCTAAACAATTAAGGCttattgtataattaaataacGTTATGTCCAGTGCAAAATCTGGCTCAAACCCACTGCCGAGCAACAATTCCTATATGGAAACAACGTCTCGAAAGCAGGTTTGGGTCGAATAAGCGAGAACTGCGAAAAGTACCAGGGGGTGGTGGTGTTCAGTATGTCCGACTTGCCCCTGGGGTTCGGTGCGGCGGCTCGGTCCACGACCGAGTGCAAAATGGCCGATCCCCTCGCCAACGTGTGCTTCCACCAAGCGGATATCGGGGAGTACATTAGATCCGAGGAGGATTTATTATAGCATAAGTGAATAAAGAACGTTTATTGTTgatgttgttattatttatttgacgGGGTATTGGCCCCCTGTTGCTTCCTTTTTCTGGAAATAACTTGAAGGTCACACTAGAAAGGTAGGTGCTACGTATGGGCACGGGTGATGCCCAGATCTAACATCTCTTGATTTAAATGCTCGAATTTCTGGAATAAATTGttactttattccaggcacttggggTTGAATTCTGCTTTAAGGGCAGTGGGAATGATtcagttaataaattatttattccaggcagttggctCGGTTGGTTTTTTAAGGGACCTTAATGGAGTAAATTGTCTCTAACTCAAGAAGTGTTTGAGGTACAACAATCGTTCTTACATGAAATTGTTTGGAAAGGAATGGACTTTCTTGCActaaaactcttttaagaatattcctattattttttaaaatattctagaGCAAAGTTAGAGTTAGTTAAGGAGAGCGGCAAAAAAACCCCCCCCAACCAAAACAGCCCTAACTAGCtcaattttttatcaataatgacatttttgccctcaaaaccatcctcaggaatctcaCTATAATTGAGTGAAAGAATTATtagaatatcttaagtagtttccaagttatgacccAAAATGTCGGCTAATGGACAAGAATCTTATAATTTGTATTGTGTCTGGGACCTTGATGGTCAAAATaccctctaactcaaaaagtttttgaggtacagaaatcgttctcatatgaaattgtttggaaAGAAATTGACTTTCTTGCACTAAAagtcttttaagaatattcccaatatttcttaagatattctTGAGGAAAGTTATAGTTTGTTAAGAAAGGTGGCAAAAAAACCACCCCCGACCAAAACAGCCCTGgctactttaatttttaactcagataaacgtttttaccctcaaaatCATCCTCAGGAATCTCACTATAATGGTGTGAAAGAATTATTAGAATATCCTAAGTaatttccaagttatgaccaaataTGTCGGCTAGTGCATAAAAGCTTATAATTTCAATATGGTTCCAAGAACTTCAAATCTGATGGCTTTAGGACCTTGGTGGTCAAAATACCCTCTAACTCatagagtttttgaggtacaggaatcgttctcatatgaaattgtttggaaAGAAATGGACTTTCTTGCATTAAAATCCTATTAAGAATATTCCCAAtatttcttaagatattctTGAGGAAAGTTAGAGTTTGTTAAGAAAAGTGGCAAAAAAACCACCCCCGACCAAAACAGCCCTatctactttaatttttaactcaGACAAACGTTTCTACTCTCAAATCCATCATCAGGAATCACAGTATAGCGGTGTGAAAGAATTATGTAattatcttaagtagtttccaagttatgaccaaaaatgtcggcTAAGGCATAAAAGCTTATAATTTCAATATGGTTCCAAGAACTTCAAATCCGATGGCTTTAGGACCTTGGTGGTCAAAATACCCTctaactcaaagagtttttgaggtacagaaATCGTTCTCAAATGAAATTGTTCGGAAAGAAATGGACTTTCTTGCAttaaaacccttttaagaatGTTCCCAAtatttcttaagatattctggagaaaagttagaatttgttaataaaagtagcaaaaaaaatcaCCTCAACCAAAACAGCTCTAGCTATCTGAATTCTCAACTCAGACAAACGTTTCTACTCTCAAATCCATCATCAGGAATCACAGTATAGCGGTGTGAAAGAATTATGTAattatcttaagtagtttccaagttatgaccaaaaatgtcggcTAAGGCATAAAAGCTTATAATTTCAATATGGTTCCAAGAACTTCAAATCCGATGGCTTTAGGACCTTGGTGGTCAAAATACCCTctaactcaaagagtttttgaggtacagaaATCGTTCTCAAATGAAATTGTTCGGAAAGAAATGGACTTTCTTGCAttaaaacccttttaagaatattcccaatatttcttaagatattctggagtaaagttagaatttgttaataaaagtcGCAAAAAAATACACCTTAACCAAAACAGCTCTAGCTACCCGAATTTTTAACTCAGACAAACGtttctaccctcaaatccatcatCAGGAATCACAGTATAGCGGTGTGAAAGaattatgagaatatcttaagtagtttccaagttatgaccaaaaatgtcggcTAATGCATAAAAGCTTATAATTTCAATATGGTTCCAAGAACTTCAAATCTGATGGCTTTAAGACCTTGATGGTCAAAACaccctctaactcaaaaagtttttgaggtacagaaatcgttctcatatgaaattgtttggaaAGAAATGGACTTTCTTGCActaaaactcttttaagaatattcctattattttttaaaatattctcgAGCAAAGTAAGAGTTTGTTaagaaaaatggcaaaaaaaaccaCCTCAACCAAAACAGCTCTAGCTATCTGAATTCTCAACTCAGACAAACGTTTCTACTCTCAAATCCATCATCAGGAATCACAGTATAGCGGTGTGAAAGAATTATGTAattatcttaagtagtttccaagttatgaccaaaaatgtcggcTAATGCATAAAAGCTTATAATTTCAATATGGTTCCAAGAACTTCAAATCTGATGGCTTTAAGACCTTGATGGTCAAAACaccctctaactcaaaaagtttttgaggtacagaaatcgttctcatatgaaattgtttggaaAGAAATGGACTTTCTTGCActaaaactcttttaagaatattcctattattttttaaaatattctcgAGCAAAGTAAGAGTTTGTTaagaaaaatggcaaaaaaaaccaCCTCAACCAAAACAGCTCTAGCTACCTGAATTTTCAACTCAGACAAACGTTTCTaccctcaaattcatcctcaggaatctcACTATAATGGTGTGAAAGAATTATGataatatcttaagtagtttccaagttatgacccAAAATGTCGgctaataactaaaaaatccgttcgactgcctggaataatttttccttttattccaggcatatgGTACCCCCAgaaatttctagtaaaaaattaatttgactgcctggacgaattttcTGCTTAAGCCGAGGAAATAGCAGATGTTGCTTAATAGCCGACATTTCCGGTCATAACTTGGACAACTCCTTAAGAtcctttcataattttttcagatcACAAcagtgggattcctgaggatgaatttgagggtaaaaacctCAATTTAGGTGAAAAACTGAAATACTTAGGGCTGTTTTGGCAAAGGCCTTTGGGGCCCCAAGAATCCCAGCGCAACCCCCTCTATGGTTCGCCACCTTCGACTCCTCTATTCAGGCttgaatttgtaaataaataagccACTGGGGGACACAGAAACTTATGGTGGCGGCGCAGGAACAGCCACTAcgtacgaaaaaaaaaaaaaataacgtgaCCACGAATCGGGTCTGCGGGCGGGCCAGTGCCTTCTTTTTAGCATCGAACCGGCTGCTCGCTTGACGCTCTACTTAACTCTGGCTGttctattataaagaaaaaagtgaGAGAGACGTGGCAAAGTATGACGTCCGCGAGTCAAACATTCGAAGCGACTTTTAGACGCGTGCGTGTGCACCCGATGGTCCTTCGAACCGGTGTAGAAGTacgaataaaatgatgtttttgaaTGAGCAGAAGAGGGTGGGGAAAGGATAAGCATAGGGGGTTGGATAaaactttattgatttttctttctGGGGGGGTGACACCAGTGTCGACCAGTGTCGCCGAGTTCGCGTTAGAACCGGAAAAAATGCCGAACTAAAAGTCGTCGTCGTCGATTGTCTACTTCAACGTGACGAAAAGAGTCAATTGCGATCGGGCGTGGGTTGGTTTAATTTTCGCGTTTGTTTTCCGGTATTAACACGCGtgtgatttatattattattattattaaataatgtgCCCCAGTGCTTATAAATAGTTCGGAAACTAACGAGGGAAATTATGTGTCATTTGTCGGATATCTATCAGCGTGCGTAGGTACAAGAACTGAGGCCCCACGCAGCCTCGATGAAGGAATAAACGTAAATATAATAATGGAGGCCTTCACGCATTATACGAACGGACATTTCTTAGCGGAGCGTCGTTTCCTGAGACCCAAGAAGAAAACTACTTGAAAGCGGTTCGACAATAGCCATTGCTCCTTTACTCGAAAAGGCCAACGGCACAGCCGACGAAGGTGGGCCCCCCCcctttttattacattctaacaaCCTCCCTTTTGGTAGCAATTAGGcctaaattaatgtttttaacagGGATTTTTGCCTATTTATGTCTCATTGCTTGCCTAGGCTCTCTTGCATGTTTGCCAGATTCATCACATTTTCTTGATCGACAAGAATAATACTGATCTatagtgatttttaattaatataatgttGGGAGTAGGGCCTCAATCGAGCACTCAAGTCCACCCTCATAAGTCATTCATTAAAATCGAATCGAAATATTTGCCGAGAAACTGACTTCCTCCACATTTATCCCGATAACTTTGTCCCGGATAAAGATAGAGTAATGAAATAGAAACCTCTTGATAGTCAGTTCAAGTAGCTATAAAAAACTGTCATAGAATTTTCCTGTAGCTCCTATAGTTActgcattatttatatttaaataccagGAAGCGAGATTGctctaaatgcctggaataaattaagaaattacttcTAAGCCCTGGAATTAATCGGGGGAATGGTTCAAAGTATCAAGGGAAATCCATAAGGAATAAAAAATGCCTTCAGAGGCTTAAAATACCAGGAATTCTTAAGTTTCCGAAACAGACACAATCGAAGGCCTTACTCGGGTCTCTATTTATCTTATTCTTGTCCctcaataaatttctttgtttaGAACCTTTAAAGTGCAATAAATTGACTCTTCTATAATGAATAATCACATAAATACACACACCACACTATCTCAAGTGATCAGCGGTTGATTCAGTACTCACCTCCTATTGACTCATTGataatttacatttatacaCTTATAGCActaaataaaatgcaaagaaTTTAATGGAAaaggttatttatttatttgcagcTTAAAAATAGGATACATAGATGTAAAAATAACACACAAATCACTGCAGTATTGCCTCACTTGTGCACACCTTAGGCTTGAAAAGGCCCCTTTTTGGACTACATTCCCACCCTTAGATGTTATTTCATTGAACTGGTGCCTAATAGAAGTAGTAATTTGATTCACTTGGGTCTCATTTAAGGTCCAAACTGTCTTGTTCACTTTTTGATCATAGCACTCATCCTAACCTCACTAATGGTTATGTTAACAGTCCAATTTAGAGGTTGATCAATATCTGTAGCCCCCATCAACTTATGTTTTTCTTCCAGTAAGGGTTTTAATTCAAATGAGTCtcttgtaattattta
The sequence above is a segment of the Anthonomus grandis grandis chromosome 20, icAntGran1.3, whole genome shotgun sequence genome. Coding sequences within it:
- the LOC126747835 gene encoding 60S ribosome subunit biogenesis protein NIP7 homolog; this translates as MKRLTEERTKILFEKLAKYIGPNIKQLIERPDGIYCFREQKDRVYYVSETILKLANTVPQEHLISVGTCFGKFTKSGKFKLHITALNYLAPYAQCKIWLKPTAEQQFLYGNNVSKAGLGRISENCEKYQGVVVFSMSDLPLGFGAAARSTTECKMADPLANVCFHQADIGEYIRSEEDLL